The sequence below is a genomic window from Thalassobaculum sp. OXR-137.
GCGAAGAGCACTCCCCCTACCACGGCGAACGCGCCGAGCGACAGGATGGATTTGTGATCGCTGCTCAGCCAGCCGTGGCCGGCGGTCACGTTGAGGGCCATTCCCGACAGGATTCCGATGCCCAGGACGATCTCCGCCGTGGTCAGCAGCCGGAACAGCAGCGTCTCGGCATCGGCCACCGCCGGCAGGCCGGCGCTCAGCCCGCCGGACCGTTTCGCCTTCAGCGCCCGCTCCTTCAGGAACACGCCGAGACCGGCCACCGCCGCCAGGGTCGCCAGGGCGTACGTCGCCAGCGACACCACGATATGCAGCACCACCCAGCCCTCGGGCATGCCGCTGACGCCGCCCGCCGCCGGCCGGTCCAGCAGGCTCGCCAGCACGACCATGATCAGCAGATACGGGCCGAGCAGCCCGGCAAGCCGGGCCATGGTGGGCGACAGGGCCGAGATCGCGGCGAACAGGCCCATCGTCGCCGCCGCCGAGACCCAGAGCGCGGCGCCCAGGCCGCCGTCCCAATGGTCGCCGAACCGCACCAGGGTCCAGCCGACCACGCCAAGGGCGGCGACCGCCACGGCGATCCAGAACCGCCGGTCGCGGGCGGGAAGCGGTCGCGAGGCGAGCAGCGCCATCGGCAGGATGGAGACCACCGCCGACAGATTGACCAGCATTGAGTTGCCCAGCAGAGACATGGGCCGTTGCCTACACTAAGATCCGCCCCCACTCCAGCGGCCACCATAGACCCGATTTTTTGCAATGACTTCTCGGAACTTCCCGCGATGACAACCACCGCGCTGATCGTCGCCGCCGGCAGGGGCGAGCGCGCAGGCGGCGGCCTGCCGAAACAGTACCGGCCGCTCGGCGGCGTCCCCGTGCTGCGCCGGGCCGTGCTGGCCTTCCTGCGGCATCCCCGCATCGACACGGTGCGGGTGATGATCGCCGAGGAGC
It includes:
- the ccsA gene encoding cytochrome c biogenesis protein CcsA, with the protein product MSLLGNSMLVNLSAVVSILPMALLASRPLPARDRRFWIAVAVAALGVVGWTLVRFGDHWDGGLGAALWVSAAATMGLFAAISALSPTMARLAGLLGPYLLIMVVLASLLDRPAAGGVSGMPEGWVVLHIVVSLATYALATLAAVAGLGVFLKERALKAKRSGGLSAGLPAVADAETLLFRLLTTAEIVLGIGILSGMALNVTAGHGWLSSDHKSILSLGAFAVVGGVLFAHARLGLRGRRAVRGVLAVYLLLTLAYPGVKAVHALLGT